A single window of Oncorhynchus clarkii lewisi isolate Uvic-CL-2024 chromosome 10, UVic_Ocla_1.0, whole genome shotgun sequence DNA harbors:
- the LOC139418507 gene encoding cofilin-2-like, whose translation MASGVTVTDEVITVFNEMKVRKAQANEDEKKKRKKAVLFCLSEDKKHIVLESGKEILTGDVGTTIADPYLHFVKMLPADDCRYALYDATYETKETKKEDLVFIFWAPDGAPLKSKMIYASSKDAIKKKFTGIKHEWQVNGLEDIKDRRTLAEKLGGSSVVTLEGGPV comes from the exons GCCTCTGGGGTGACAGTGACCGATGAAGTTATTACAGTCTTCAACGAGATGAAGGTGCGTAAGGCCCAGGCGAACGAGGACGAGAAGAAGAAGCGGAAGAAGGCGGTGCTGTTCTGCCTGAGCGAGGACAAGAAACACATCGTCCTTGAATCGGGTAAAGAGATCCTGACTGGCGACGTGGGTACTACCATTGCAGACCCCTACCTGCACTTTGTCAAGATGCTGCCCGCAGATGACTGTCGCTACGCCCTCTATGACGCCACCTACGAGACCAAGGAGACCAAGAAAGAGGACCTGGTCTTCATCTTCTG GGCCCCAGATGGCGCTCCACTGAAGAGCAAAATGATCTACGCCAGCTCAAAGGATGCCATTAAAAAGAAATTCACAG GTATCAAGCATGAATGGCAAGTTAACGGTTTGGAGGACATCAAAGATCGGCGAACCTTAGCAGAGAAGCTTGGAGGCTCGTCAGTGGTCACCCTTGAAGGTGGGCCTGTATAA
- the LOC139419569 gene encoding transmembrane protein 151B-like, translating to MRGGPDSGPPDCRSLGQIPMLTVKSLLVRNKIMPAVNVTGEAPLLNGGRREEQRPCKQSLPGSLCRESHWKCLLLTLLMFGCFATLGWCSFSRVTVMAADEHGLYYGVRARLYHDSPCSNGYVYIPVAFLIMLYLVYLVECWHCFSKTSSLARVKISKVYNRVQRLQQAMPCIWWKAISYHYVRRTRQVTRYRNGDAYTTTQVYHERVNTHAASSEFDYAQHGVKDVSKELLGLLEHPAVRLRFTKCFSFASARAEAAYLTQRARFFAENEGLDDYMEAREGMHLKNVDFREHMLAFPNPAWPPWFSRRRMYWLISALMLSWPLRVVSEYRTAYVHYHVEKLFGENEEVNDNDSTEMGNYRLGQENGQRGGPRLRVISRVNTVDITELEWHIRCNQQMVPSYSEALLMDLNTNNTTSLPSAFTGATHVHMRRSSSYVLQSCPRCCRSTSSSSLPSRVRGNVVMGAGSLTYGTVGTMGGGRLALSRSGFSLGRLHTMRQACLFHSRSLGAGMGSRGDEGGGFLGLGLRRANEESRGVLESEGYEVDENSLQLEEDREQELERVRTEIMQEVACVTETPPAYQEALHLPVLIVHGEESCHGGEDLDAA from the exons ATGCGGGGCGGTCCCGACTCTGGACCCCCTGATTGTCGGAGTCTCGGACAGATCCCGATGCTCACGGTCAAATCGTTGCTTGTGAGGAACAAAATAATGCCTGCGGTGAACGTTACCGGAGAAGCGCCCTTACTGAACGGGGGCAGAAGAGAAGAG CAGCGTCCCTGTAAACAGTCCCTTCCCGGGTCCCTATGCCGAGAGTCCCACTGGAAGTGCCTGCTCCTCACGCTGCTGATGTTCGGCTGTTTCGCCACGCTGGGATGGTGCTCCTTCTCCCGTGTCACCGTCATGGCTGCCGATGAACACGGCCTCTACTACGGCGTCCGCGCCCGCCTCTACCATGACAGCCCCTGCTCCAACGGCTACGTCTACATCCCGGTGGCCTTCCTGATCATGCTGTACCTGGTCTACCTGGTGGAGTGCTGGCACTGCTTCTCTAAAACATCCTCTCTGGCCCGGGTGAAGATCAGCAAGGTGTACAACAGGGTCCAGAGGCTGCAGCAGGCCATGCCCTGTATCTGGTGGAAGGCCATCAGCTATCACTATGTGAGACGGACACGGCAGGTGACTCGATACCGCAATGGTGACGCTTACACCACCACACAGGTGTACCATGAGCGGGTCAATACACACGCAGCCAGCTCTGAATTTGACTATGCTCAACATGGTGTAAAGGATGTATCCAAGGAGCTGCTTGGCCTTCTGGAGCACCCGGCTGTACGCCTTCGGTTCACCAAGTGTTTCAGTTTTGCCAGTGCTCGTGCCGAGGCCGCCTACCTCACTCAGCGCGCACGCTTCTTCGCAGAGAACGAGGGTCTGGATGACTACATGGAGGCACGGGAGGGCATGCACCTGAAGAACGTGGACTTCCGTGAGCACATGCTGGCCTTTCCTAACCCGGCGTGGCCGCCCTGGTTCTCTCGGCGGCGCATGTATTGGCTGATCTCAGCCCTGATGTTGTCCTGGCCACTACGGGTGGTGTCAGAGTACCGTACGGCGTATGTTCACTACCATGTGGAGAAGCTGTTTGGTGAGAACGAGGAAGTCAATGACAATGACAGCACTGAGATGGGCAACTACCGCTTAGGCCAGGAGAATGGGCAACGCGGTGGCCCCAGATTACGTGTCATATCGAGGGTCAACACTGTGGATATCACTGAACTGGAGTGGCACATTCGCTGTAACCAGCAGATGGTGCCCAGTTACTCCGAGGCCTTGCTGATGGACCTGAACACCAATAACACAACCTCTTTGCCCTCTGCGTTTACCGGGGCAACACATGTCCATATGAGGCGGAGCTCCAGCTACGTCCTACAGAGCTGCCCACGCTGCTGCAGGTCCACCAGCAGCTCCTCGCTCCCCTCCCGAGTCAGGGGAAATGTGGTAATGGGGGCAGGATCTTTGACATATGGGACAGTGGGAACGATGGGAGGAGGAAGGTTAGCCCTCAGCCGCAGTGGATTCTCTCTGGGCCGTTTGCACACGATGCGCCAGGCCTGCCTGTTTCACTCCCGGAGCCTTGGTGCAGGGATGGGGAGTAGAGGGGATGAAGGTGGTGGGTTTCTGGGACTGGGCCTCCGCCGGGCTAATGAAGAAAGCAGAGGGGTCCTGGAGTCAGAAGGATATGAAGTGGACGAGAATAGTCTGCAgctagaggaggatagagagcagGAACTAGAGAGAGTGAGGACCGAGATCATGCAGGAAGTGGCATGTGTGACAGAGACACCACCAGCCTATCAGGAAGCTCTCCACTTGCCTGTGTTGATTGTCCACGGTGAGGAGAGCTGTCATGGAGGGGAGGACCTTGACGCAGCATAG
- the LOC139419570 gene encoding transmembrane protein 179B-like: protein MVLPWLLVLELVLYAGCFICGIMSAASLTITQGHFTGQCILYGTVEYNTSGLILENPSHPSLCYFVSAISVSVAIYCFCLTLYWIYTSCVEEEVKRERLWLNVTLGVCMKILFFLAVSGCTLRIGRDRLCLSALHNVPSITSCEEAENKTWVSPYNGSQFYTGLYNAEKSVWVNFFFWVQIVVVVFVQKRQGLGSRSEWSVSETEPFFHRPV, encoded by the exons ATGGTGTTGCCGTGGCTGCTCGTTTTGGAGCTCGTACTTTACGCAGGCTGTTTCATCTGTGGAATAATGTCCGCTGCTTCTCTGACAATCACCCAG GGCCACTTTACAGGGCAGTGCATTCTTTATGGGACTGTTGAGTACAACACATCTGGCCTGATCCTGGAGAACCCCAGCCATCCTTCCCTCTGCTACTTTGTGTCAGCCATCTCCGTGTCTGTGGCCATCTACTGCTTCTGCCTCACCCTCTACTGGATCTATACCAGCTGTGTGGAAGAGGAGGTCAAGAG GGAAAGACTGTGGCTGAATGTGACTCTGGGGGTGTGTATGAAGATATTGTTTTTCCTGGCGGTGTCAGGGTGTACCCTGAGGATCGGCAGGGAccgcctctgtctgtctgccctccacAATGTGCCCTCCATAACCAG TTGTGAAGAAGCTGAGAATAAAACCTGGGTCAGTCCCTACAATGGAAGTCAGTTCTACACGGGATTGTATAATGCAGAG AAATCCGTGTGGGTGAACTTCTTCTTCTGGGTGCAGATCGTGGTGGTGGTGTTTGTCCAGAAACGTCAGGGGTTAGGCTCAAGGTCAGAATGGAGCGTGTCTGAAACAGAGCCCTTCTTCCACCGTCCTGTCTGA